DNA sequence from the Pseudoliparis swirei isolate HS2019 ecotype Mariana Trench chromosome 6, NWPU_hadal_v1, whole genome shotgun sequence genome:
ATTGAAGGACGgctctttttaaaaacttttttttgtactATGCTGattgtattaatttaattaaatgttgtgAGATTTGTAGGCTCCACTGACTTTTTCCCCCAAAtttgttattaaatacattACCTTATAGTGCATTTCCTGAATTGGGAATTCCAATCCCTTACCCGTATCCaagttttttctcctttttcacaACACATGTTGTATTGTCTAAATATAATCTGGAAAATGGAGAAGACATTTGTTGGGGTTGTCTGCGTTTTTTAAGTTTGACGGCatccttttgtgtttttaattttcagatCATCCGAGTGATGCCGAAGAGACATCCTTCACGGCCGTACACCACGGAGTTGGAAAGACGCTTTAGGGATGCAGAGGGGGTCTTTGTACAGTCACATCCCACCGAGGTAAGCTCCACTTCATACAGCTGTACCACagctgtattttatatattttcaaaaaagtGAATTCCTCTCAGACGGTAGAATCTCACAGCACAGTGTATTCACATGTGTCTTCATCGACATGTGTTAAACCATGCTGGCCCAATAGTAGTAGCAATTTAAAAAtgacattacatttttaatcatTACTTCATTAAGTCTCCCCCAGACAGCTTACGTGgctatttttctgtgtgtgtgtgtgtgtgtgtgtgtgtgtgtgcaggtgtttcaGCGGGAGCTTCCAGAGACGATCCAGGACACTTGGGATCATTTAACAGAGGAGACCGACAGAGTGCCGGAGTCCAGCTGGCGGTTTGCTCCCCCGAAGTTACTTCTGGACAACTTCTGCCACACCATGCACTGCCTCTTCAGCGAGTGCTTCGCCGGCACAGAAGCGCAGCAGCACTGTGAGTACAACAAAGGTGACACGGCAGACTGTAACTTAAAATATAGAAGATGGTTTCTAATGTGACTGGACTATAATAGCAGAGCCTAACACACTAGAAGATAACTATTTAAAGCAAATAACAACAACTCTAAACACTCCAAGCAGAACATCCTGCTATCAAAGGGTCCTTCTACATGCTGGGTCAGCCATtggccaacacacacaatgatgtGCCTGGGGTCACATGTGGGGTCACATGTGGGGTCACATGTGAGGTCACATGTGGGGTCACATGTGGGGTCATTTCTTCATGCATGTCATCAGCAACCAAATAGTGCCGGATTAGATTTGACAGAACAGAATTTAGCTGACAGTCAGGACAGTGCCTACTTGTCTTGGAGGATGTTGTTAACTGTTTATTAGATTTCATTCATACCTGAGTCATCTTATAGTTATAATAACTATACGCATGTTATAATCAGCATACAGTTACAATAATGATACTCGTACAGTGATCATACATGACAGTGACCTTCTCCTTTGTTTTCCTAATGAATATTCCTAACTAATTATCATATATTTcttttgtatacatttataacatagatatttttatttacacgtgtgtgtgtgagtatatttatatattaaaaaaacattacaactcTCCACCAtgatacttttgtacttttactgaGGTGGCATCCTCTGGCCCATCGCAAACAAGATGTCGTTTTCCCAAAGCTTCACTGCCTTTAAAActtctaaccccccccccccccccccccggacacAGATTGAATGTCTGAATGGAAAATACTGAAATGGAAATGTTATAACTAGTTCCAGACAAACATCCTACAACTATTTTAAAAAGCTCACAAAATGGGGCCCGTGCAGATTTCATTCTAGACTTCATCCTCTATGTATTtggtgtatctgtgtgtgtatgtttgtttgtggtgtgcatgtgtatttgtgttatttattcataaggatTATTTAGTCATGTTCCTTAGTGttccttgtgttttttttctgtgtaaACAAATGTGCTTTACTAGCACATACAATTAGTCGGAAGTCTGCTTCTGGTATGTAAATTACCGAGATAACAATGCAATGCAGGGATCTACGTCTCTGGGATTTAGGCACAATATTGTAAACAACACCAAGTTGTGCAGTTTATCAAGAACAGCTGCGACTGCTTTTACTGTGACTCCTCAAACTCAAAGAGAGTAAAGTTGTGTTTAAGTGGAGGACCTCTGAGTAGCCCACGGTTCATATCCATAAATCATGCCAGGCATAACATAgcgaaactagaatgggcactcggtagagcgcataccttcgcatatcacaagattgggcattgaattatgaacattttggcattagttgcatgccaattggacaaaaatgtatcgtgctatggtaaaaaaagagtttgacctttccataaccttgaccttgacctttgactcgattgatcccaaaatctaatcaaatggtccccggataataaccaatcatcccaccaaatttcatgcgattcaagaacattttgacctgttcatgacctttgaccttgacctttgacccgatcgatcccaaaatctagtcaactggtccccggataataaacaatcatcccaccaaatttcatgcgattcggttcaattctttttgagttctgcgaaagattttgacctgttcatgacctttgacctttgacccgatcgatcccaaaatctcatcaactggtccccggataataaacaatcatcccaccaaatttcatgcgattcggttcaatactttttgagttttgcgaataacacgcatacaaataaataaataaataaatacacggcgatcaaaacataaccttccggcattttcaatgcgaaggtaatgatggaAGATTTACGAGAGTGACTCAAGTTTCTCTCCTTGTCTTCTTTTCAGACTGCGTTGTTTCCCATTTGAGgaaaggcagacagacagtcttgCATACCGAGAGCTGAGAAGAGGCCCGTGGGTCCAAGGCGTCCCTGTCGATAATGAGGGGTTGCTATTATCCCTTGAGCAATAGAGGGAGGGGTGCCATTCTGATTTATGAACATCAACAAGTCTTTCCCAAATCCATCAAGATTTTCTTGATGATATGATGAAGACACTCTGCAACGCAGTATGATATTGTATGCACAGCAACGATAGTCGCAGTGATTTCATGAGCATATGGACTTTCTGCTCAAATGTGGTAGTAAACACTCAAACTCTAAAGATCTTCCAAATATCTGTCTTAGGAAGCTTAAGTTTGTTTCTTTCAGTGGCAGCTCATGATGCTTTCATACTTGGGTTTCAATTGTTGGACATCAATGAGCTCGAGCAAGCGCAATGTATATGAACTGGACTTCTACTACTGTCTCCTTGGTTTAATGTTTttgaaattacatttattttgtattattcagTGAAACAAGACTTAAATTAATACATTGGGAGACATGGCAAGATTGAAACATGCATTGGGTACAGTGTAGAAGTTAAAGCTCCAAACCCagggtgtggggtgtgtgtgttggagccgGGCGGTCTTTATCCACCGGTGTCAGTTGTTGACATTTCTTACCTGCAGCTCACTTTAGAGCGTTATTATCTGGATCTGTGCGTCGGCCCACATTGCATATCGAATAGCTGTCAGAACAAGTTGGAATTCATTTTGAAGTCATGTATTTTTTCTACTTATGTAAGgagaatttttttcttcaaatgatTATTTTGATGACTAAATTACCTGTTAAAATCTTCAGTAATTATCAACAGCATTTCCAATATGAAGTGTTGTTACAGTCCCATTTGTTTAAAGTTTATAATCAGTTCCCAAATCTATTTGTTCTCTTAATTCAGTTATTCtcctaataaatacatttgtcttaaatatttaaattttctATTATATTCTATTGGTTTTGAGGGTTTTTCagttgttctttaaagaagttCAGCTCTAAACATGCTATAAAGGAAAGCTGTGAAAGTTTAACCGGAGAATCAAGATCCAAATCTATTTAACATTCAACATAAAATATTTTACTTCAAAGCAAATCTGTTTCTTTTATCGTGGTTTTCTGTAGGAAATTGCCTCTCAGGTTGCGTCAGCTttacagttttatttatttccactcAAGCAATTAAACTTGATGCCATcttagggctcgatcacaccagacgcgactctaaagaacgcagccgcaccaaaaatgccttgtcaaaaacctgccgggcaaaacagcgcggtgcacctgtggagcggacctgcgtgcgcaaccaaccgttaATTTTGGGTtcgagatatttaaaaaaaagaaaggaaagagtatggcgaacaccaccatctattccatgagttgtgtctcatggcgaggctttcagttgcacttccgacccagcaggagtcagtttgagtcgtgtttagatttagaattataaagatcttcgtaattaaataccgctaatataatatataatatgaggttctccacgggaaaacaggaaggaaagcctcctgcttgattcgattggctgctttggccgagtgtgacgttGATGAGCTGTGCTcctccgcgcctcgcgcttaaagttgagaatatttcaacttttaaccgcgcctgaaaaacgcaagaaacccgccgcgtggcatttaaaaggcgcgactttcagacgtaccagagggaatcaatggttttgcgggcgacgcgtttttgagaggcgcgtctgatgtgatcgagcccttaggAATAGATTATATTCGTACATATCACATAGATCATACTTTAGTTTAAGAGGCACTTTGATTATGGCGCTCAACATATAAAGGATAATGCAAATCTATGAAAGAACTTGCGTCAGGCCTTGTGCATATGAAGGACACTGTAGGCCTTCTTTGGGTCTTTTGAACATTTGGGCCTCACGATTATTTGCTCGCCACTTCACGCCTGCAATGTGCCGACTTTTATCTTGATGTGTCTGGTTCAATGCCTGCAAATCCTGACTTGCTGGTTTAGTCAGTATATAGTGTATCGTTCAGGGTTAAGAGTACACGCATACTAAGTATTTCTGTTAAAAATGTCATTACATGGTAACTAACTACTATGTTGTAAGATGTCTGTGTTagtcaaaaataaaagatagACATTCAAtcaaaaatcaacaacaaataaaatgtacaaaGTAGCTGTAGTTGTATTTTGCATTCCATGAAAGAGCACACTACACAATGTAAATGTCATGTGGTGTTTCATGTATAATCTTCAGGTATTTATCGCAAATAAAGTCTTTGTGTCACTCTTCAGGGGGAGAATGTTTAATGATTATGTTACACAGCAATTGCTTGAGAAGGAACTTTAGCGGGGGAGCtttaatgatgtcatcaataaTACAAGTATTGGTGTATTATTAAATGCTACCCATATATTTGTATTGTCCTTAATCATGGTTGTCTGTTTGTAAAGCGAAGAGCATTTAAAGATGTATTCAAAGAAACCTTATTGTGAACATAAAGTGCTATTTCCCAAAGCTGACTGCAACAACAGAGATAATAAATGCAAACACGTGAATGGTGGCTGTCTGTGGTCTTTAGAAACAGTTTTTGTTAATACATAAGatattgaatgtatttatttttttaatgtattatgCCATGTGATAATACTTTAATGAAAGAAATATTAAATAGCTATTTTTATCAACCAACCCTGTGTCCAGTCATTATTCAAGTGCTTCATTAAATATGCTGCCATCATTATTTGAATGTGTCCAATTATATTTTGCATAATAAATTCAGGTTTGATCTGTTTACTAATTAGACGAAGCTCTATTTTACTTTCTACCTTGGAGGTAAATAGAGTTTGGTCCTTAATTCAGTTTTGGCAGGAAGAAGAGATTTGTGTAACAACTTAAGCTTTACTGATTAAAGGGTGGGTCTGCTGTTGTCTTGAGCCCGCTTAGTTTCTATTGCTGGGTATTCCACTAATTTAAAGGTTTTTTAGGCGGCAGTAACATGACTTGGAGGataaagacataggagtcttgcGTTTGAGTCTTTCTGGGGTGGCTGAGTGAAATAGTCACTGCGAGCTAAACACTCAACAAAGTTTGCTGCTGGCTCCTcaatggtggaacgagctccccactgacatcagtaCA
Encoded proteins:
- the il34 gene encoding interleukin-34, whose amino-acid sequence is MVQLSTSVYLLGGLLGLFLPSPVLMAPTPASMCTPLRTLNDSLSHRRRYMKHNFPINYTIRVHHKEIFKLSDINRMRLQVEQLDALVLQRLWFQVNQGVLKKIIRVMPKRHPSRPYTTELERRFRDAEGVFVQSHPTEVFQRELPETIQDTWDHLTEETDRVPESSWRFAPPKLLLDNFCHTMHCLFSECFAGTEAQQHYCVVSHLRKGRQTVLHTES